The Couchioplanes caeruleus nucleotide sequence CCTGCTGCTGCTGATCTCACCGCCCGGCTACGGCAAGACGACCCTCATGGAGTACGTCGCCAACCGCCTCGGCCTGGTCTTCGTCAAGGTCAACGGGCCGGCGCTCGGGCACGGCGTGACCTCGCTCGACCCGGCGGACGCGCCCGACGCCACGGCCCGCCAGGAGGTCGAGAAGATCTCGTTCGCCCTGGAGATGGGCAACAACGTCCTGCTCTACCTCGACGACATCCAGCACACCTCGCCCGAGCTGCTGCAGAAGTTCATCTCGCTCTGTGACGCGCAGCGGCGGATGGAGGGCGTCTGGGACGGCCGGACGCGCACGTACGACCTGCGCGGCAAGCGGTTCGCGGTGTGTATGGCGGGCAACCCGTACACCGAGAGCGGCACCCGGTTCCGGATCCCCGACATGCTGGCGAACCGGGCCGACGTGTGGAACCTCGGCGACGTGCTGTCCGGGCGCGAGGACGCGTTCGAGATGTCGTACCTGGAGAACGCGCTCACCTCCAACCCGGTGCTCGCGCCGCTGTCCGCCCGCGATCGGGGCGACCTGCCGCTGCTCGTGCGCCTCGCCGAGGGCGACGACTCGGTACGCCCCGACCGGCTCAGCCACGCGTACTCGGCGACGGAGCTGGAGCAGGTGCTGTCCGTGCTGCGCAAGATGCGGCGGGTGCAGCGGATCGTGCTGCGGAACAACCAGACGTACATCGCCTCGGCGGCGCAGTCGGACGCGGCCCGCACCGAGCCGCCGTTCAAGCTGCAGGGCTCGTACCGCAACATGAACAAGCTGGCGGAGCGCATCGTCCCGGTGATGAACGACGCCGAGCTCGATGCGGTGGTCGACGACCACTACCGGGGCGAGGCGCAGACGCTGACCACGGGAGCGGAGGCCAACCTGCTGAAGCTCGCCGAGCTGCGCGGCCGGCTGACCCCCGAGCAGGCCGCCCGCTGGGAAGAGGTCAAGGCGGCCTTCCGGCGCGAGCAGGCGCTGGGCGGCGCGGAGGACGACCCGATGACCCGGGCGGTCGGCGCGGTGGGCCTGCTCGCCGACCGGGTCGCCGGGGTGGAGCGGGCGATCCTCGGACGCGATCAGTCCTGAGCGATCAGTCCTGGGCGCGCAGCAGCGTCGGGTCCTCGCGGAGCAGGGCGGCCAGGCGCCGGGCCGCCATCTCCGTCTCCTCCTCGCTGACCCGCAGCGGGACCGGCTCGGGCAGCGGCGTCGGCATGCCGCGCGGCGGCTCGGGGGCGCGCTCGGCGGCGCTCGGCTCCTGCGGGGCCCGGTGCTGCTCGGGATGGATCGGCCGGGTCGTCTGCGGGGGCACTTCCGGCGGCGGGGTGGCCGCGAACGGGTGCGGCGGGGGCTCCTCGTAGCGGTGCGAACCCGTCGGCTCGGGCTCCACGACCGGCGAGACGACCGGCGAACCGAACGTGTAGCCGTTCGGCGGCGCGTACGGCTCCGGCTCGGCTTCTTCGACGAGGTCGATGTCGATGTAGTCGTCGCGGCTGGGCTCCGTCGCGCGCTGCGCCACCGAGTTGTCCGCGCGCACCTGCACGATGCCGTCCTCGACCCCGAAGTGCAGCAGCACCGGGTCACCCGCGCCCTCGACACCGACGGTCACGGCGAGCTCCGGGTTGCGTCCGACGACCGCGGCGATCGCCTCAACCAGCTCCGTCACGGCCGGCGGGGTGCCCGTGGCCTCGCCCGCGGCACGGCGGCGCAGCTCGTCCCGGCGCGCCAGCCTGTCGAGCGCGTCGTCCAGTCCGCCTCGCACGTCACCGTCCTCCCGTCACACGCGGTCGCCCCGTATCACTGTGCCCGCTCGGAGGGCGGTTTGTGAACCGGGCGACCAGCGACTCGGCGCACACCTTACGACGATCGCATCCGCATGGCCTTGTCGAGGGCCTGGTCGAGCACCACGAGCAGGGCGTCCCGGACGGACCCGCGGAAACGGGCGTCGAACTGCAGAACCGGCACGTCGTCCCGGACGGCGAGCGCCCAGCGCACCTCGTCGAGGTTGTAGCCCGTCTGCCCGTTGAACGTGTTGACCCCCACGACGAACGGGAGTCCGGCGCGCTCGAAATAATCCACTGCGGGATAACAGTCGTCGATCCGGGACGTATCGACCACCACGAGCGCGCCGAGGGCGCCGCGGACCAGATCGTCCCACATGAACGCGAAGCGGGACTGGCCCGGCGTGCCGAACAGGTACAGCTTCAGCGTCTGGTCGATCGTGACGCACCCGAAGTCCATCGCGATCGTGGTGGTGGTCTTGGCCGTGGCCTGCCCCGGGTCGTCGACGCCGACCGACTCCATGGTCATCTCGGCCTCGGTGGTCAGCGGTGAGATCTCCGAGATGGCGCCCACGGTGGTCGTCTTGCCGACGCCGAAGCCGCCGGCAACGATGATCTTGACCGGCACCGGCGGTGCGGTCCGCTGCGGCGCGCCCGGTACGCGCGCGGTGCCGACGACGCGGCTCTCAGGAAATGGATCGAAGTCCACGGATCACTCGCATGATGGTCTCGGGGTCGGGGAAGTCGTTCTCCAACACGTGTACGTCCAGGTGGCCGGCGGCCCGCAGATCACCGACCAGGATCCGCGTGACGCCGAAGTGCAGCCGGAGCCGGGCCGAGATCTCGGCCACCGACAGCGGCTCACCGCACAGGTGCACAATGGCCCGCTGCTCGGGTGACAGCCGCGCGGACAACGCGCCGGGGTGCGCGCTGACCTGCGTCTCCAGCCCGATGGCGGGATCGACGGCCGCGACCCGGCCGGACGTGATGACGAACGGCCGCAGCGACGTCGTGTGCTCGCCGGGCGGCTCCCCGGGCGCGGGGCCGGGGGCCGGGGCCGGCGCAGGTTCGTACCGCACGCCGGGGCCCGTGTTGCGCAGGAACGGCCGGACACCCGTTGTCGCCGGGTGGTCCGGGTCGTCGGGGTCGGCCGGGAAGCTCATTGCTGAACGGCGTTCTTCAATTCAGCGATGAGGCGCGGGCTGAGGGCGCCGCCGGCCCGGGTGGCGAAGAGCGTCATCTCGTACGCGAGCGTGCCGAGGTTGGCCGAGCGGTCGGCGATCACGCCGAGCACCGAGCCGGCGCTGATCGCGGTGACCAGCAGGTACCCGTCCGCCATGTCGATGATGACCCGGTTGAGGCTGCCCAGCGCGTACCAGCTGGCGGCGCCGCCGGCGAGGCTGGTCAGGCCGGAGACCACCGCGGCGAGGCGCTCGGCGTTCGGCCGGTCCTTGATCGCCGACATCGCCATCAGCAGCCCGTCGGAGGACACGGCGATGGCCTCGACGACGCCCGCGGTGCCGGACGTGAACGAGTCCAGCAGCCAGTTGAAGGTCTTCGCCTCCGCACTGAGCTGGGATTGCGCGTAGTCGCGCCCGTTGCCGGTGTCGGTGGAGTAGGGGGAAGTCATCGCGGTTGTCCCTCGGGTTGTGGCTGGCTGTCCTGCAGTGCTCGGGCTACGCCGTACTCGAACTGCTCCATGAGCGCCCGGGCGGCGTCCGGATCGAGCGGCTGGGCTGATGCGGTCGGTGGGGCCGGCATGGGTTCGCTGACCGGCAGCGTCGCGCCGGGCACCCGCCGGGTCAGCGGCGGGTGACCCACCGCCGGCGGCGCCGACATGTCCTGCTCGATGACGTCCCACTTGGCGCGGGACACCCCCGCCTCGAAGGCGTCGAACGCCTCCCGGGCCGCGAGCGCGTCGTCCGAGGTCGGCGGCGCGGCGGGCAGCTTCGGGCCGGTCTCGGCGGGCAGCTGGCTGCCGGGCACGCGCCGGCGCAGCGGGGCGGCCGTGCCGTTCCGCGACTCCGGGCTCGTGCGGGGCTGCGGCACGACCGCCGGGGGTACGGGCGTCGAGCTCACCGGCGTCGGGCTGACCGGTGCAGGCGCGGGCGCGGGCAGCCGGAAGTCGGCCACCGGCTGCGGACGCTGGTACAACGCGTCCATCGGCGCCTCCACCACGGGACGCTGCGGTTCGGCGTACCGGCCGGCCGCGGGCAGCTCCGGCAGCGCCGCCGGGAACCGTCCCGCCACCGGCGTCGCCTCGAAGACCTGGTGGTCGGTGGGGGCCGCCTCCAGCTGCGGCCGGACGGCGAAGGCGTTCCAGCTCCGGGCCGCCTCCAGCGTGCGGGTGGCCCGGGTCAGCACGTTCGGGTCGAACGGCTGGGCGCTGCCCGGCACCGACCGGACGGAACCGCCGGCGATCAACGGGGCGAACTCGCTGTGCTGACTGGGCACGGTCGCGTGGATCGGCGACACCGGTACGGGCATCGGCTCGGGCCGCGCCACGAGGTGCGCCGGCTTGAGGTCCACCCACGCGGTCACGCCGCCCTCGGGAGTGTCGGTGAGGGTGACCTCGACGCCGTGCCGCCGGGCGAGGCGGCCGACCACGAACAGGCCGAGCACCTCACTGGGCACCAGGTCGAGGCGCTCGCGGCGGGTGAGCCGCGCGTTCTCCTCGGCGAGGCGTTCCGGGGACAGGCCGAGGCCGTGGTCGATGACGGCCAGCCGGGCGCCGCCGTGCAGGTCCGTGGCGCTGACCGTGACCCGGGTGTGCGGCGGCGAGAACGACGTGGCGTTCTCCATCAGCTCCGCGAGCAGCAGCGTCAGGTCGGCCACGACCGCGGGTACGACCACGATCTCCTCGGGCACCTCGACGTCGACGCGGGTGTAGTCCTCGATCTCACCGAGGGCGAGGCGTACGACGTCGGACAGCGGCAGCGGTGCCATGTGGTCGTTCGCGCCGGCACCACCGGAGAGCACGACCAGCGCGCTCGCGTTCCGCCGCAGACGGCTGGACATGTGGTCGAGCCGGTACAGCTCGCCCAGGCGGTCGGTGTCGGTCTCGCGGCGCTCGAGGTTGTCGATCAGGGCGAGCTGGCGGCCGACCAGGTTCTGCGTACGGCGCCCGACGTGCCCGAACATCTGGGCGACGTTGCGGCGGCCGAGCACCTGGCGTTCCACCAGCCGGGCGGCCGTGGTCTGCACGCGGTCGAACGCGCGCGCCAGGTCGCCGATCTCGTCGCGGGCCTCCACGTCGACCGGGTCGAGGCGGATCGGCCGGGACGCCTCGTACTCGTCGTCGGCCACGCGTTCCAGCTCGGCCTCGGCGGTGCGGGCGATCCGTTCCGCGGAGGAGGTCAGGCGGCGCAGCGGCCGGGCGACCGCGCGGGCCATGAACAGCGACAGCGCGACCACCAGCAGCAGCAGGAGCAGCGAGCCGCCGCCGACCAGCGCGGCGGTGCGCAGCGCGTCGTCGCGGTTGCGGGTCACGACCGTGTCCACGTCCGCGGCGACCCGCTTCTCCACGAAGCCGCCGAGGACGATGACGGATCGCAGCGACGGGAACAGCGTCTGGATGCCCAGCTGCTTGATCGCCGCGTCCGGGTCGGTGGCCGCCTCGACCAGGAAGCGGGTGCCCACGCGCGAGGCGAAGGCGTCCTGGGCGCCGAGGTAGAGCTTGTACTGCGCGTCGGTGAAGTACGGCTGCGCGTTGGTGATGATGAACTGCAGCTGCAGCAGCGTCGAGTAGAACAGGCGGACCAGGCCGGCGTTCTTCGTGACCACGGCGGAGGTCAGGTAACCGGACGCCTCGCTGATCAGGTTGTCGCTGCGGAGCGCCTGCTCGAGGGCGTACATCTGCCGGCCCGTAGAGGTGGTCAGGTCCGCCTTCTGCGACAGTCCGAGCGCGTTGATGATCTGGTTGATCACGGCGCTGAAGTCGCTGACGATCAGGTCCGGCCGGATGGTCCGGTCGAGCACGCCGGCCCGGGTGCCGGTGAGCTTCGAGATGTTGTCGACCGCCTTGGTCATGTCGGCCGACAGCGGCTCGTCGAGGTGCTTGAGCCCCTGGATGCGGTCGGTCGCCTTGGCGGTCTGCACCGCCAGCTCCGGTTCCTGGACCAAGCCGAACAGGTAGCCCACCGACAGCAGGCGTTCCTCCTGCAGTTCCTGGACGGCCGAGCCGACCCGGGTGGCGAGCTGGACGGCGTCGGAGGTGCCCTGTGCGTCGCGCGCCACGTCGACGCGGTTGATGACGATCGGCACGGCGAGCGCCACGACCCCGATGAGGGGTACGAGCACCAGCAGCGTGAGCTTGCCGAGGATGCGGAACTTACCGAAGAGCACCGGATCGCTCCCGCCGTGTCGGGGTGGCGTCGCCGTACGCCGGCATCTGACCACCGGGCTCGACCCCGCCCGGTCCGACCGTCATGTCGCGGGTGGACTCGCCGGGAGTCCGCGCGGACGGGGACGGCCCGGCGGCGCCGCGGCGGCGGCCGGTGAGCGGCAGGATGATCGCGGCGAGCGCGAGCAGGAGCGCGGCGATGCCGGCGGCGAGCGTCTCCAGGGTGCGGTAGCCGAGGCTGTCGAGCCGGTCGTCCAGCAGCCGCGTCATCTCCCGCGTGGTGATGCCGGCGAGGTTGCCCAGCGACACCTGCAACCGGGTCTGCGCCGTGGCGATGGTGGAGGCGTTCGGGGCGCCGGTGGGGTTGGCGCCGCGGGTGAGCAGCTCGACGCCGCGGCGGAACGCGTCCAGGCCGCTGACCAGGTTGCCGCTCAGCGTCGGGCTGCTGGTGTCGTCGACCGCCGCCTGCAGGTTGTCGGTCAGGTCGTTGACCGAGGTGTTCACCTCGACCACCGCGGCGCCGAACTGCGGGCCGAGCTGGGCCCGTTGCTGGGCGTCGGCCTTGGCGACGAGCTGGCTGAGGTCGCTCATGCGGCTCATCTGCACGACGGCGGCGGGCAGGTCGTCGGCCACCGCCTGCTGCAGGTGCGAGATGTCGTTGTCCGGGTCGCGGGCCAGTTCCGAGTTGTTGCGCACCGCGTCGTACAGGGCCAGCGTCAGGTCGGCGACCTCGACGTGGGCCTGGTAGACGGCGAGCGGTCCGCCGGTGGCCTTGGGGAGCAGGTCGATGCGCTGCTTCAGCCCGCTCCACCGGTCCCGGGTCCGCAGCTCGGCGCCCAGGCGCTGGTCCACCGCGGAGACGCCGGCGACCGCGGAGGTCAGCGAGCTCGGCGGTGTGGCGACGCCGGACAGCGCCGAGGACTGGGCCTCGGTGAGCGCGCTGACCAGTGGGCCGAGGGCGGTCAGATATTCGACGCCCTTCTGCTCGAGCCGGGTGCTCTCCTTGCGGTCCGAGACGTCGCCCCAGGCCCGGGCGAACAGGATGCCCGCCGGCACGAGTATCAAAAGCGTCAAAACAGCCGCGAGCACGGACCGCGTCCGGACTCGCCGGTTCTCCACCGAGACTGACATCGCCAATTCCTCCACCATGCGCCCGCGATAGACCGTTTCGGCGGCTACCCTCCGTAGCCGTGCAAGCGCACCGATCCGGGTCAATCTATCCGAGAAAAAATCATGTGACCCCTTTCCTAGGGTCAGTCTTGGCTCGTCTGATCGGAGGATGGACCGCGGGGGCGGGCAGGTCGTAGGCGGTTCCGGAACCAGTCCCACCAGCGCCGTCGCCGCCGTCCGGGCCGAGCGCGACGCGCGCTGGGCGCGGTTGCGCGGACGCATCGGCCCGGGGAACCCGGTTCAACCGAAACTTCCACAATGGAGTACGCTGCTTTGCCCGATTCTTGTTACTCAGCGGTAAAGACTGCATCACGTAGCGACACTTGATCGCTCTGAGTAGTCGTACAGATACAGCTCTCGTCTCACGTACCGGACGAATTCATGAGAAAACCCGCCCGGTGGAACGCCGGACGGGCCTTCGGATCTTCGCCGGAGACGAACGGGGCGCTAGGCGTCCGTCTCCCGGGCGAAGCGGTCCAGGACCTTCAGCAGGGTCTCGCGGCTGTCCCCGAGCTGCTCACCCGTCCACCGCTCCTCCACCGCGATGACCGTGCCGTCGTGCATCCGCAGGTCGGCCCGCACCGGGGTGCGCTTGGTGACGGCGGCGCCGCGTACCTCCTCGAACGGCACGAACCGGTGCCGCGCCGCCAGCTGCTCCACCGGCGCCGACCCGAGCAGCTCCTGCAGCCGCTTCTTGCCGTGGTCCGTCGACTTGGGCCCGGGCACGAACAGGAACCCGCGGTCCAGCAGCACCAGGTCGGTGTGCGCGCCGTCCACCTTCAGGTTCGCCATCGCGGCGATCACGTCCGAACCGCTCGCCGACGCCTTGCGCTCCATGATGCCGGCCGCCTCGACGTGCACGCCCCGCTCCGCCAGCCGGGCCCGCGCCTCGTCGATCGTCGCGGGCGAGACGGCGAGCTTGGCGATCTCCTCGAAGTCCAGCTCCGCGCCCTGGGCGTCGGTCAGCCGGGCCGGGCCCGACCACGAGTGGCGCCAGAACGCCGTACCGGAGCGGACGGCCGCCAGGGCGAACAGCATGTCCATCGGCCCGGCGAACCTCAGCGCCGCCTCCTTGCGCGTCGCCCCGGGGAAGAACTCCTCCGCCAGCTCCCCGAGTCGTCCCGCGGCCACCAGGTCGAACAGCGTGCCCAGCCCCGGGTCCGGGGCGCCGGTGAGCCGGCCCAGCGACCGGAAGATGCGGTCGGCGTTGCGCTGCAGACGGGCGGTCGCCGCGGCGGCGGTGAACTGCGGCCACGGCAG carries:
- a CDS encoding DUF742 domain-containing protein, translated to MSFPADPDDPDHPATTGVRPFLRNTGPGVRYEPAPAPAPGPAPGEPPGEHTTSLRPFVITSGRVAAVDPAIGLETQVSAHPGALSARLSPEQRAIVHLCGEPLSVAEISARLRLHFGVTRILVGDLRAAGHLDVHVLENDFPDPETIMRVIRGLRSIS
- a CDS encoding GTP-binding protein, translating into MDFDPFPESRVVGTARVPGAPQRTAPPVPVKIIVAGGFGVGKTTTVGAISEISPLTTEAEMTMESVGVDDPGQATAKTTTTIAMDFGCVTIDQTLKLYLFGTPGQSRFAFMWDDLVRGALGALVVVDTSRIDDCYPAVDYFERAGLPFVVGVNTFNGQTGYNLDEVRWALAVRDDVPVLQFDARFRGSVRDALLVVLDQALDKAMRMRSS
- a CDS encoding sensor histidine kinase, with translation MLFGKFRILGKLTLLVLVPLIGVVALAVPIVINRVDVARDAQGTSDAVQLATRVGSAVQELQEERLLSVGYLFGLVQEPELAVQTAKATDRIQGLKHLDEPLSADMTKAVDNISKLTGTRAGVLDRTIRPDLIVSDFSAVINQIINALGLSQKADLTTSTGRQMYALEQALRSDNLISEASGYLTSAVVTKNAGLVRLFYSTLLQLQFIITNAQPYFTDAQYKLYLGAQDAFASRVGTRFLVEAATDPDAAIKQLGIQTLFPSLRSVIVLGGFVEKRVAADVDTVVTRNRDDALRTAALVGGGSLLLLLLVVALSLFMARAVARPLRRLTSSAERIARTAEAELERVADDEYEASRPIRLDPVDVEARDEIGDLARAFDRVQTTAARLVERQVLGRRNVAQMFGHVGRRTQNLVGRQLALIDNLERRETDTDRLGELYRLDHMSSRLRRNASALVVLSGGAGANDHMAPLPLSDVVRLALGEIEDYTRVDVEVPEEIVVVPAVVADLTLLLAELMENATSFSPPHTRVTVSATDLHGGARLAVIDHGLGLSPERLAEENARLTRRERLDLVPSEVLGLFVVGRLARRHGVEVTLTDTPEGGVTAWVDLKPAHLVARPEPMPVPVSPIHATVPSQHSEFAPLIAGGSVRSVPGSAQPFDPNVLTRATRTLEAARSWNAFAVRPQLEAAPTDHQVFEATPVAGRFPAALPELPAAGRYAEPQRPVVEAPMDALYQRPQPVADFRLPAPAPAPVSPTPVSSTPVPPAVVPQPRTSPESRNGTAAPLRRRVPGSQLPAETGPKLPAAPPTSDDALAAREAFDAFEAGVSRAKWDVIEQDMSAPPAVGHPPLTRRVPGATLPVSEPMPAPPTASAQPLDPDAARALMEQFEYGVARALQDSQPQPEGQPR
- a CDS encoding roadblock/LC7 domain-containing protein, with the translated sequence MTSPYSTDTGNGRDYAQSQLSAEAKTFNWLLDSFTSGTAGVVEAIAVSSDGLLMAMSAIKDRPNAERLAAVVSGLTSLAGGAASWYALGSLNRVIIDMADGYLLVTAISAGSVLGVIADRSANLGTLAYEMTLFATRAGGALSPRLIAELKNAVQQ